A stretch of the Oceanicola sp. D3 genome encodes the following:
- a CDS encoding FAD-binding oxidoreductase encodes MKTTPYWWDSAPPAPIERGQLPPRADAVVIGSGYTGLHAALQIARGGRSVVVLEKGQVGEGCSTRNGGQLSYSIKPSLRALTAKHGPEMAAAIRAEGPASLAFTGDFIRTEGIDCDFRLCGRFDGAATARAYVEMSHEADGENIIAVPKERQREEIGTDLYHGGIIYKNYGGLDPGRYHAGLLEKALEAGVTVLPQCGVEAMDEGPSEVTLRTAHGSISAEDVVVATNGYTPTATPWHRQRVIPIGSYIIATEELPEEVMARLFPHNRMYCDSRRVIYYYRASPDRKRVLFGGRAAAGEAGAAVAARRLRAEMVRLFPELASTKITHSWMGFVAFTFDKLAHTADKGRIRHAMGYCGSGVGMASYLGMKAGLRVLGDPAGDTAMTAPSFPTRPLYSGDPWFLPAAVASYRLLDRFGL; translated from the coding sequence ATGAAGACAACGCCCTATTGGTGGGATAGCGCCCCGCCCGCGCCGATCGAACGGGGCCAACTCCCGCCCCGGGCCGATGCCGTGGTGATCGGCTCCGGCTACACCGGCCTGCATGCCGCGCTGCAAATCGCACGGGGCGGGCGCAGCGTTGTGGTGCTGGAAAAGGGGCAGGTCGGCGAGGGCTGCTCAACCCGCAACGGCGGCCAGCTCAGCTACTCGATCAAGCCCTCCCTGCGCGCCCTTACCGCCAAGCACGGGCCAGAGATGGCCGCCGCGATTCGTGCCGAAGGCCCCGCTTCGCTTGCTTTCACCGGCGATTTCATCCGCACCGAAGGGATTGACTGCGACTTTCGGCTTTGCGGGCGGTTCGACGGGGCGGCTACGGCGCGGGCCTATGTGGAGATGAGCCATGAAGCTGATGGCGAGAACATCATCGCCGTGCCAAAGGAGCGCCAGCGCGAAGAGATCGGCACCGATCTTTATCATGGCGGCATCATCTACAAGAATTACGGCGGGCTGGACCCGGGCCGCTACCATGCCGGGCTGCTGGAAAAGGCGCTGGAAGCTGGCGTAACGGTGCTGCCCCAATGCGGCGTCGAGGCGATGGACGAGGGGCCAAGCGAGGTCACCCTGCGCACCGCGCACGGCAGCATCTCGGCGGAGGATGTGGTGGTTGCCACCAACGGCTACACCCCCACGGCCACCCCTTGGCACCGGCAGCGGGTGATCCCCATCGGCAGCTACATCATCGCCACCGAGGAACTGCCGGAGGAGGTTATGGCCCGCCTCTTCCCGCACAACCGGATGTATTGCGACAGCCGCCGCGTGATCTACTACTACCGCGCCTCGCCCGACAGAAAGCGGGTGCTCTTTGGCGGTCGCGCGGCAGCGGGAGAGGCCGGCGCAGCGGTGGCAGCGCGGCGGCTGAGGGCCGAGATGGTGCGGCTCTTCCCCGAGCTTGCGAGCACCAAGATCACCCATAGCTGGATGGGCTTCGTCGCCTTCACCTTCGACAAGCTGGCCCATACCGCCGACAAAGGGCGCATTCGCCATGCCATGGGCTATTGCGGATCAGGCGTGGGTATGGCCTCTTATCTCGGCATGAAGGCGGGGCTCAGGGTGCTCGGCGATCCGGCGGGAGACACCGCGATGACGGCCCCCAGCTTCCCCACGAGACCGCTCTATTCGGGCGATCCATGGTTTCTGCCCGCTGCGGTTGCAAGCTATCGGCTGCTCGACCGCTTCGGTTTGTAA